From the genome of Prunus persica cultivar Lovell chromosome G8, Prunus_persica_NCBIv2, whole genome shotgun sequence:
CATTAGCGATTGCTACCTTTTATGCTATAATATTATAGTTGATCCTGAACAATTTGTGGAATATAGGATAtgggtttttaaaatacaacTGGGTTGAGCCTAAATTGGTATATAAAGCAATCCAAATCGAGAACTTGATGGATTTCATCCATCAAGTGAGTGAAACAATCGAAGCCCACATGTTACATTCCCATTCTAATTCCAAAGAatataaaatacttataaCATATTAACATCAAGAAATGTAATGGTCTCCaaacaaaccctaaaaccAAGCTTCAACCATGATTCACGAAGAAACCTCTACATTATAGTATACCAAAATTTCTTAACTTCAACACAGGGGAAAAATGAGATTATCACCAGAACTGATTCCCCATGTTAGTCCAAATTTTAGCCATCAATGCTAGCACCGAAAGATAATCTACAGAAATCAGACTAACATTTTTAAAAGCTACAAGCTGAATTAAGTTTACATTGCTGCAGATTATGTAACAGATCCAAAGAGTGAGAGCCATGAAACAAAATGCCTAGAAGCTCTACATCATTCAATACAACATGCATCCATAGAGCAAGTACAACAGCTGAAGCAgcaaaaaccaaaaggaaagagTCTTACCCTTACTTCACTAATTAGCCTTAACCTTGTCATCACCCACAACATTGAGAATGGGCAGACTACTCAAAAACTCATCAAGACCCTCAAAAAACCCAATCCCTTCAATGTTATCCTCCTCCCCGTTTGCAGTCCCATTCCCTTCACTCATTGTCTGAGCTGCAGGCTCTTCCACTTCATTATTACTGAACTCCACATTCAAATCCAACTTCCCCAAAGCAGCTGCACCTCTCTTTCTTGCACTAGAACTTGACTTCTTACTCGACTCCGGCTTCGACAGAGACCCACCACCCAAACTCCCACCATTTCCTACCTTCCCCTGCCCACCCACATTTTGATTACCCTTCCTTATTCTATCCGAAGCCCTCACTGGAGTTTTAGCCACTGAAGCTTTACCTTTTGCTTTCACTgccctcctcttcctcctttccgTCTGCCACTCATCGTCAGATTCCTCACTAGAATCCGAAATATCAAGCAACGCCTCATCATCGTCAATATAGACCCTCGGTCCTGAATTAGCGTTCTTAGTTCGTCcagcaatcttcttcttcccttgTATTGGGCAAGCAAACATGGTCGAAAACGGCGTCCACTCAGCTGACCCGCCTGTATCTTTACCATTATCGGCAAACCCCAACGGGAAATACCCCCAGCAGCAGAAGTTGACCTCACCGTCACTCCCCGTCACAGGCGGTGCCTCTATCACCACCGCATTGAACGCCCTCTTGCAATTTTGACACCGAAGCATGCAATCCTCGTAAACGCTCGGATACTCAAAGAGATTATAACAGTAGGGACATGCAGTCCAGAAACTCTCCGTTCGGGGCTCCGATTCCGGTCGAGTCGACTCAGAAGGGGGAGATGCCTCAACGGGCCGAGTTGACTCGGAGGGAGGAGCAGTCGACTCGGTCACATTGTTAAGACTCGGCCTTTCCTCCTCCATCGCCACTCTTCCATCCTTACTCCTAGGGCTTTTCCTCACCggttgctgctgctgcggcTCCGGCTCCTGTGGTGGCTGttgatgctgctgctgctgctgctgctgtggTGGTTGTTGAAgctgttgctgctgttgttgctgttgttgttgttgctgctgctgctgctcttgTCTTAATTGATGTAGATGAAATTGATGTTGTGCTCTCTGTACTTCttgtgatggtggtggtggaggctGGAAATGTAGTGTTTGTGGTTgcggtggtggcggtggtggcGGTTGCGGCGGCTGCGGTGGCTGCTGTTGCACATTATGCATTTGCAAGAATTGCCTCTCGAACAACTGAGTCGACCCGGAGGGGGCCGAGTCGAACCGGTTGAACATGCTCAACTCGTGGTCATAGAGGGCCTTCTTGGAAGGGTTAGAGAGGACGTTCCAGGCCTCGGAGACGAGCCGGAAGGCGTGATCGGCGTAGGGGAAGCGGTTCCGGTGCGGGTTGAGCAGGAGAGCGAGTCGGCGGTACTGAGTCGCAACGAGTTCGAGGTTCTGAGTGTAGTGGGCGAGTTGAAGGATCGCGTACCAGTCGGGCTGCTGGCTGTGGCCGCTGATCCGGGAGTCGCCGGCGAGAAGCGTGTCGGCAACGGCGATTATTTGCTCGGTGGCCTCCAATCTCGGGTCGGACTCTCGGGCTCGGATCGCGAAGCTCTTGGTCCCGTGCAGGTCACGTGTCGTCAGTAGCTTGACTGCCGTGCTCAGCCACCGCTCCGCTTCCGCTCTGCTTGTGTTGAAATGGAACTCcatttcactctctctctgtctctctctctctctcttcactctatctctctctctctctcttctctttccttttcagcTCTCTTTGGTTTGGGTGGAGTTAGGACAGAGTTGAAGGGTGGGTTTTTTTGTGGTTGACGAAATAGGACCTGGGGTTTGACTGAAATGACGGGGACTGTTCGGTGGATAGGGTGGGAGTATGGGAACTGCAGTGTGGGTATTTTGGAGAGTTTGGAAAACTCTGATCTGATAAATCTGCGATGGACTTTATCTGATTGGGTTTTTTGTGCAGTGAGAGTGACACGTTGTTAATGGCTTCGGGCACTCGTAAAAAGGAAATTTACTATCCAACTGCTACGGTCTTGACTTTCATAAATGTGAAATGGGTCGGGTCATTCACCGCCAGCAGGACCCGTTTCGCAGCTTTAAGGACAAAATATTCACTGTTCATAAAACAGGCTGACATCTCTTATTTATggatattgaaattatttcaattcatAGTTTTACTATGCTTACAAACACATAGGtattgaaaatatttcaattcCTAAGTATTTTTGTGTATACTAACAtataagaaatttaaaaaaattatggattttACGTTAAAATCTGTAATTAAATACTCTCAAAATCAGGAATGTGATCAATAATTCTAATTCATTCATTCCCTTATTATTAAGTTTTTTGATTcatggtttcttttttctttttttgtcaacCATGATTTCTCTTATTCCTCGTAAGTAAGTAAACATGCTTTGGAATGAGAAAAATATCAATTGGGATGTTTGGGATATTGGAAAAAATGAATTAGAATTGGATTAACTACTCCccataatcaatttaattccTCTTTGTTTAGGTGTTATATTACGAACAGTGATGTGTAACCCACATAATGTTTTATTCACGCGTATTAGTAAATAAAGGGAAGGTCCGTAATTAGAATAATTTCAATACACAAGGCTAATTTGGTGTTCATAAGGTCGATTTGGCACGGCTTCTCCATCTAAACCTGTGACACCCCGACCCAATTTTAATTAtacatttaaattatttaatttatttaactatgaaattacaattttgccttGGGGGTAGgtttattttggttactttttAATTCGGTAGGATTTTGGGGAATTGAATGGCATCATTGCGTAGAAAGCGTCAATAcaagttcgtagacacgtagttGGCTCAAATCAGAGTTGTAGAAGAAATTACAATCAACAGAAGTGCAGTGGcacaaccgtaaatattttgaattcagattttaaaaacccaatcagatctctctctctctctctctctctctctctcccctcacGAACCTCTCTACCTCGCGCGAAGCCCACTCCAGCCGGCCACTGTTTTGGCTGGCAACACCCTCTTCTGACCACCATATGTGACGGGGCCAGCTTCCTCTCTCCGTCCTGCACCACCGCCGACAAAACCCGCAACCACAGCCGccagaaaatgcaaaaaaaaggGCTAGTTTTTACCCAACTTTCTGTCGTTGTATTCGGTGATTCCGGTCACCAAATTTGTCGATCTAGGTACGCTTTCTCATCCTTTGAATGTGAGgattgattttgaagttttgaaacTCGTTTTACGATCCAAAGTGTTGGCCGGTTTTCGGCTCGAGTTACCGACAAGCTCTAGCCACTTTTTGGCCttggcccaagaacaaaagttgctctACTAGTTGTCCTGATCACGTAGGTATAGGTATTGTTGGGTGTTTTAAGAATTTTCTGGTCAccgaaattttctttaaacaccCATGTGCTGCCAACTCATGTGGCGACGCATAGGCCATGTTTGGCTTTGGTTCTAAAATGTTCCCCATGTTGTTCCGAGCACgacggtatgctcggatttgaatttggttatcgtttgacgGTCGATCAGATTTACGCATATTAGGTGTTATCCgggtttgatatgttcggaccaTTAGATCGACTTCGTTTccaaatatgttgatctaggtacCTCTAAGATCGTGTAGAGAATCGAAGTCCCGAATGCTTTGATTCAATGACTCAAAGTTTACGTAAAATAGTGATTGTCTGATTGTTCGATCTCAAGCGATCCGACTGCTTGATTTTGACCAAACTTTCGGATTGGAGatcggaggtcgtgggccctgAGGGCCCGGTTGACCACATTTGGCAAGTTTGACCACTCGGTTGACCGAGCGTCTTCTGAGTTATTCCACCATTCGAAACACGTAGTTGGACCTTAGGAACTTCTCGTTAGTCGTTCACACACTTGGAATCCCGGGAAAATCAGGAATTCATTTTAAAGTTCTTGTTcgaagtattttattttaatctagTTTTCGTACTCTTAAATAGGTACTCCGACCCAACGTATTCAACAGACGGGACCCTCTCAAGGTCAAACAACTTTGGATTATTTGTGAGTtgactttgtttttaaataataatcatTAGTTTCAAAGACGCAAAATTATGCATAatgatttatttgattattgagtttattatatatttaattgctaaaatataatatttttatgaaaGTATTGGACGTATATTTGGATATTTGCGGATTGTGATTATCTTAAATTgatatatactatttttggAGAGTACTATATATACTTGGATGTGTGTGGGGTGCATGGGTTTGTTGGAAAGGGATTATGGAATGTGAGTTGGGTTGTGGTTTATGTCAATTTGAAGTGCTATtagcactaccctatgtacctccccggTTTTGGAATACTTAGATTAGATACTTGGAATTTTGAGATACTTGGATATGTCGGAACCCAGGCATCCTTGATGGGGTGTTTCATAGACCCTTAGCGGGGTTAGTCTGCGTGCGTAGGACTTATCACAGGCGCACGAGTATTGAAGATTCTACTGTGCTTGCTGGTGAGCCCAGTCCCTCTGTTGGACGGCTCGTTCTCTAGCCATATGGTCAATTCAAGATTCTTCCATGTGatctagtcaaacaatcccccgattggattgtttccccagTACATATTTAGTAATGGTcgtgttatatatatatatatatatatacctttgTTCTTGTTTATCGGTGAGGATCCTTCCTAACTCGCGGTGTCAACGAGCATGCGTTATGAGTGATAgtggtttaagaaaaagagaagggtgTTGTGTGAATTTAGGTATTAGTAAACTATTATGGGATACaaattatatacatattgGGTTTCAATTGCATGTTTTCTGCATCGTTTTCCAAACGGCAGGTTTAGTAtgttgttttaaattataacaaaactttatttttgtcaactcacaagttttctgttttgcaccCCCTAGGCAGTAACTAGACTTGAACCGAGCGGCCGAGCTAAGACTTGCGCTACCGAACCCTGAACTCCGATAGGATAACTTCTATTTGTTTCAATCTCAattaaactttatttttgcttGTAAACTGAAATTCTTTAGATATGCTTTATTATCACCCATGCTAGGGTTGGATATAAGGTCAAAGGCCTATTATGTAAATTGTGTGTTATTACATTGTGCTTGTTGTTGTTGCGATGATTTTAATGTATTTTTCACAtgttaaaaattttgaaaaatgtccGTTTTTTAGAGGAGACTGCTGAAATTCCGGCAAAAAGTCTCGTCACTCTTTAGTAAGTGTGCCCAGCATTAGATTGATGTTggaaaaatcacatatttgTTTACGAATTCCAAGAAATTCGAGGAAGATCCTGTCAAAAACTTTCTACAAAATATAGGAATGTAGAAATGAGAGCAACTTGACGCTTGTCTTTGAGATAAAGGATTAGAGCAGATTACAATGATTTGGTAAAAACGTCAGCAATCtcactttgaaaaaaatacatatttgaACTAGAGTGCTTGGTTAGAAGCTAGCTCCTAAAAAAGTGATATTCCAATGTAATGTGTTTGGTCCTTCCATTGAAAATTGGATTAGAAGCTAAAGACAAAGCACTAATATTGTCACATCATAGAGTAGGAGattaaagtgaaaaaaatgcaaatcGTCAAGCAATTGACATATTCAACGAATTTCACTAGTGTTAGGTTtacaatttcatatattttcatGTTAATGAATACTTAACTTATAGTTTAATTcacaaaggacccactagtgtagtggtttggattATTTACTCTTTCAGACAAGGTCCTGAGTTCAAGTCCTAGCATCTGTATGGTgtatgtgagtttagtataatATCGTCCTTTTCAATAAGAAAGatcctaaaaaaaaacttatagtTTAATTATATGCtgtattttcttcgtttgaTTGATCATCTTAGATTGTATGCATCTAGCTATAGTTGAGAAGTGTGTAGGATAACTAAGAACATAATTTCTAATTGACAACAAGTAGTATGAAATCATAGTTCTCATAGTTTCTAAGTAATATGGATTCATGAGGTAGACATgatgttttatatatttatttattctcacAAAGCTTAATGGAATCTATACTTGTTAACTTAAAGGATAACCAAGATTAAGTTGCAAGCATAGGTAATTGGCTAGTAACCCTAACAAGGTATAATTCTCATTGACTGAGGTTAAGATAAACTTCATTAACTGTTTCAATGGCTATATGCTTGTATCCATGATTGCTTAGTTGCTACATTAGTGGTGGATTTTAGGCCAAAGTTCTCACcatcattgtattcataataATTCAATTCTTTGTTAGTCGTTACCAGTACTTGTTTACTTTCCTCGCTGAAGTTTGTTTCTGGTTTCAATATATAATCAAAACTCATTTTCGCATCTGTTTATTGGTGTGTTTTCTAGTAGTTCTTGCATATTAGGGCAATACATTACATTAGTTACAACTGTCTTTATAGAattgttgtgaaattattgTAAGCGCACAATCTGCACAAGTAATATAGAGATAAATGAAGTGTTGTTCTCACAAAAACTATAATTTTCTCTTAATTACCAATTATGATTCATGCAAAAGTTTATTTGAACAGTTGATTAATAAGATTGATTGATTTaactaaattaaaatagttatgagaaataacaatttaattaacgATGGAAAATCAAGTTGATGAGACACTAGAGCATCCGATTTCATCATAACCAATTTCACTTAATTCTTATAGCCAATTAACCGTAATTTCTACTCATGTTAACAGTTGGTTTCTCTTAATTCATTCGATATCCCCTCTCGGGCTCAACCaaaaatattcttaattaacaATCTATTCCCTCTCGAGTAACGTATTTAGAAAATCAAGAACCCTATAAGCTCTATGAGAATCTGCAAGAAAATTGCATGAGTCATGTTAGTCCCTCTTGAGCACTCATTCAAGACATGGTATTTGTTAAgagaagcaaacaccaaacatctcTTCTCAGTCTCCGTTTGgatcatcaattaaatattagctaGATATTTAAGGCATTAAGAACAGTAACAAATACTCAACATGTAATAGtaatcagaaattaatataactataaaaattaagtattcaTGGCTAGGCTACATCATAGCTCTAACAAgagaaattagttcatgacaaaagaaaagataaacaaaagaatTGTTGTCATAAAACTGATTTGGTAGATGGATTTGATCTCTAGATTCTTCACATCAACACCTTCGTAAGCTCCAAAAGCACCGCGACAGCaactcttggctctctctctgatATATTTGTGAGTGTATTAAAGTTGTATATGGGAAGATGATGGCTCTGGCTCTTAGGTTAAAGCTTTATATTTATAGGCCAAGGGAATCTtccaaaaataaggaaaatatattttatagagTATTTAGGAAATATAGGAATAATGGGAATAATGGGAaagtgtaacaccccgaccccaaatttaacccttatttaattatttaattatttaattatttaagagcattttggtcatatttttaaccggagagagtttggggcagtgactagtatttttggataggtcgtactgagacgagttcatagacacgtagtgggctcgaatcggagttgtaacgaaagagatatggtcaaaagaagctcagtggcaaaatcgtaaatatttcgaaatgagatttttataaaaactcagatttttttttttctctctctctctctctctctctctctctctctctctctctctcgcgatctctctctctctccagtcggcctctcctccctctcttctcagaactccggccaccggccgcgGCTGCGGACGGGGCCGGTGTCAAAAGAACCGGCTCGACCTCAGTGTCATGACCCAGCCCATCCCCGCCATCGGCCGCCGCTCCAGCAGCCGGAAAATGGCGATTTTCGCCCGGATGTCGCCGGATCTTCACGgccgccgatctccctcctccggtcGCCATTTCTggcgatcaaggtatggaaattcatcccttctgtatgctctagctgatggatgggtaggattagatcgattcttagcgtagacaattcgattttcgaattgaaaatcggccgaacttTGGctgccgtgatcggccatttccggccactttttggggtaggtccaagaacaaaagttgctccaaatagggtgttatacctagggtaggagtttggagccctggttttgagattttccagcgaagcgttatcgctttgggcactcACGCGCTGCCAGCGAGTTCggtggcgcgtgggcactgtagaaaaagttgCAATGTGTTctgatgagatccttaggttgtcacgagtgcgtaggatttcgcggatctcaattcggacgtcgtttgactatcgaacggatattcgcatattgcgcgttatccgaattcgataggttgggaccgttggatgatcccaaatttaatatatgttaatctaggtatttctaggatcgtgtaggaattcacggatcgtgaatcggagctccggatgttccgaataataatttaaagtttatatttttttattaattgtcagatcgtgcgatcgtgaacaatccgaccgtccgatctgaactaaactcgcaggacaagtgtcctatacctggtagaacccatagggacttccagatcggaaattggaggtcgtgggttccgcaggtccggttgaccagggttagagtagtttgacccttggttgaccgtgagtctcccggaataatctcacctttctaggggggattatcgggtgctagatgattgtggagaGTTACACAATataagaattaatttatataactataactatatatggttgtacaagggtacaacagagtctagagtgtcagtttggagtgctatacgcgcTACTTTAGGTACTTCCTCGGAGgttggattcactacaagtaccaccaagtgaaagttaggtcccgcgtggcgtgggttatccggcgttgggacaggccccatacgtggcgttggttgtaccggcgtatggggagctatgtaatattgtgttgaggtcgcacgtggcgtaggttatccggcgtgtcgacagaccccatacgtggcgttggttgtaccggcgtatggggagatttgtgaggtgatattgaggtcccgcgtggcgtaggttatccggcgttgggacaagCCCCATACgcggcgttggttgtaccggcgtatggggagttatgtgatatgatgtgcaggtcttgcgtggcgtaggttatccggcgttgagacagacctcatacgtggcgttggttgtaccggcgtatggggagatattatgataagTATGGCAtagtcgcacgtggcgtaggttatccggcgtgttgacaggccccatacgcggcgttggttgtaccggcgtatggggagattatatgaaatcaAGAGAAATGCAAcaaggtatcgcccaagtgtggaattgagTTTTattggaagaactacgtgtggcttgatccctcaaagagggtacgtaggcagcctaaggttattaggtgcagccgcagactaaatgttagtcgtaatttagatttgaattgtttgccttgtttaaggcatgaattACTTTGTTAGCATGTTTGGTAGTTTtcttgagaattattggaaggccgaaggccgtttgtgtgaattgcatgaaattatattgtgcatgctgccagttgggaatattaaatacgttttcatgcaggtataattttgagaaatgtccaaattataggggagactctgccaaaatttcggcaggaagtctcgatttttagtaagtgggcctgacatcggggtgatgtcaggaattccaaagggttcgtctcggattttgagaaaattcggggcgggtcctttcagaAAGTCCTAATtggaaaaggagaaaaggaGCGGCTGAGGCTCTTCTAATTCTTTTATAAGTCTAAGGCTGGACTTCTCCTATTAGTTGAGAGAAAAAGTAATGTGGCAAAG
Proteins encoded in this window:
- the LOC18768800 gene encoding uncharacterized protein LOC18768800, coding for MEFHFNTSRAEAERWLSTAVKLLTTRDLHGTKSFAIRARESDPRLEATEQIIAVADTLLAGDSRISGHSQQPDWYAILQLAHYTQNLELVATQYRRLALLLNPHRNRFPYADHAFRLVSEAWNVLSNPSKKALYDHELSMFNRFDSAPSGSTQLFERQFLQMHNVQQQPPQPPQPPPPPPPQPQTLHFQPPPPPSQEVQRAQHQFHLHQLRQEQQQQQQQQQQQQQQQLQQPPQQQQQQQHQQPPQEPEPQQQQPVRKSPRSKDGRVAMEEERPSLNNVTESTAPPSESTRPVEASPPSESTRPESEPRTESFWTACPYCYNLFEYPSVYEDCMLRCQNCKRAFNAVVIEAPPVTGSDGEVNFCCWGYFPLGFADNGKDTGGSAEWTPFSTMFACPIQGKKKIAGRTKNANSGPRVYIDDDEALLDISDSSEESDDEWQTERRKRRAVKAKGKASVAKTPVRASDRIRKGNQNVGGQGKVGNGGSLGGGSLSKPESSKKSSSSARKRGAAALGKLDLNVEFSNNEVEEPAAQTMSEGNGTANGEEDNIEGIGFFEGLDEFLSSLPILNVVGDDKVKAN